From one Thermatribacter velox genomic stretch:
- a CDS encoding NAD-dependent deacetylase, with translation MKKASELIASQKPWVVLTGAGISTESGIPDFRSKNTGLWEQYDPMWVLSTDALVKRPEVFYGTGLRILMRFENARPNPAHEVLAEWEKRGLVEAVITQNIDSLHQKAGSQKVLEIHGHLRSAHCMHCGNKYPMQEIQSKVQKREIPPRCSCGGQIRPDVVLFGDLLPPDFEKAQVLAHRFPMIVIGSSLTVSPANLLPRYARKLIIINLESTPYDYRADIVLHGKAGETLTALDAEIKKLTSLTQ, from the coding sequence TTGAAGAAAGCCTCCGAACTTATCGCAAGCCAAAAACCTTGGGTGGTGCTTACCGGAGCGGGAATCTCCACCGAGAGCGGAATTCCCGATTTCCGAAGCAAAAACACCGGTCTCTGGGAACAGTATGACCCCATGTGGGTGCTCTCTACCGATGCGCTTGTTAAGCGTCCGGAGGTCTTCTATGGTACTGGGCTGCGCATTCTCATGCGCTTTGAAAATGCCCGACCCAATCCCGCTCACGAGGTGCTTGCTGAATGGGAAAAAAGAGGCCTGGTTGAAGCAGTAATCACCCAGAACATCGATAGCTTACACCAGAAAGCTGGTTCTCAAAAGGTGCTTGAAATACACGGCCACTTGCGCAGTGCTCACTGCATGCACTGCGGAAACAAGTATCCCATGCAGGAAATACAAAGTAAAGTCCAAAAAAGAGAAATACCTCCTCGATGCTCCTGTGGGGGTCAAATCAGGCCTGATGTGGTGCTTTTTGGAGACCTGCTTCCTCCCGATTTTGAAAAAGCGCAGGTTCTGGCCCACAGGTTTCCCATGATTGTGATTGGCTCCAGCCTGACCGTATCACCAGCCAACCTGCTACCTCGTTACGCCCGAAAGCTCATCATCATTAACCTGGAAAGCACTCCCTACGATTACCGTGCAGATATTGTTCTACACGGTAAAGCCGGGGAAACCCTCACTGCACTGGATGCAGAAATTAAAAAGTTAACGAGCCTTACTCAGTGA
- a CDS encoding ABC transporter permease, producing the protein MKSLNNQKSTLNVLRGLGSVIGLVGLCVILSIITPTFYKGSNILNILRQVSDISILAAGETFVILTGGIDLSVGSVLGFCGVILASVLKTTGSTLMGILVGLGLGSLLGFTNGMLVSKGGLPPFCATLGMMAVARGLAFVYTQGRPISSFEKSFRFLGTGYLGFIPMPVIIAFLVYLLVFIILKQTVFGRYVYSIGSNETATRLSGIKTDYYKTMVYTISGFMAGLGAVILTARINSGHPLAGQNYELDAIAAVVIGGTSLSGGEGSILGTLVGALIMGVIRNGLNLINVDPFWQQVVIGIVIIAAVLADSRAKMGRGR; encoded by the coding sequence ATGAAGAGCCTCAATAACCAGAAAAGCACCTTGAACGTTTTGCGTGGTTTGGGTTCGGTTATCGGATTGGTGGGCCTCTGTGTGATACTGTCCATCATCACACCCACTTTCTACAAGGGAAGCAACATTCTCAACATTCTGCGTCAGGTGTCCGACATCTCCATCCTGGCCGCTGGAGAAACTTTTGTAATTCTCACCGGTGGCATAGACTTATCGGTAGGTTCAGTGCTGGGTTTTTGTGGAGTCATTTTAGCCAGTGTTCTCAAGACCACTGGTAGTACCTTGATGGGCATCCTGGTCGGTTTGGGACTGGGATCTTTGCTCGGTTTCACTAATGGAATGCTGGTCAGCAAAGGTGGGTTGCCGCCTTTTTGTGCTACCCTGGGTATGATGGCCGTAGCAAGAGGTTTAGCTTTTGTATACACCCAGGGCAGGCCCATAAGCAGCTTTGAAAAATCTTTTCGTTTCCTGGGTACAGGATATCTGGGCTTTATCCCCATGCCAGTGATCATTGCTTTCCTGGTGTATCTTCTAGTCTTCATCATACTGAAGCAAACCGTCTTTGGAAGATATGTTTATTCCATAGGTAGCAACGAAACAGCCACTCGACTTTCCGGAATTAAGACAGATTATTACAAAACCATGGTTTACACCATAAGTGGCTTTATGGCAGGATTAGGAGCTGTTATTCTCACTGCGCGTATCAATTCAGGACACCCTTTGGCTGGTCAGAATTACGAGCTGGACGCCATTGCAGCAGTGGTCATAGGAGGCACCAGCCTCTCTGGAGGAGAGGGGTCAATACTGGGAACTCTGGTAGGAGCCCTAATCATGGGAGTTATAAGGAACGGGCTCAATTTAATCAATGTAGACCCGTTTTGGCAGCAAGTAGTAATAGGTATTGTAATTATCGCTGCAGTACTTGCCGACAGCAGGGCCAAAATGGGTAGAGGGAGGTGA
- a CDS encoding DUF6485 family protein, translating to MPDCNLKANLAKCTCSYPTCSRKGKCCECVMYHRAHGELPGCFFPEDVERTYDRSIKRFIEAYS from the coding sequence ATGCCAGATTGTAACCTTAAGGCCAATCTTGCTAAATGCACCTGTTCTTATCCAACTTGCTCTCGCAAAGGCAAATGCTGCGAATGCGTCATGTACCATCGGGCACATGGGGAACTCCCCGGATGCTTTTTCCCAGAAGATGTGGAAAGAACCTACGACCGTTCTATAAAAAGATTCATTGAAGCCTATTCTTAG
- a CDS encoding DNA-3-methyladenine glycosylase, which yields MELTIRPLPPFTTKHWRRAYSRFQDSSFSWDEEEILVVIDAHPEPGVILIREEGTVDSPLLRVSWQGPLREEGVRQLVARLLGSNEPVKPFYQKFAKDPVMRSLTEQFAGTRMPRTRSFFEALVTTILEQQVSMKAAATLRERLIQKWSSRKAFFAKKELPAFPHPEDIASCSVDDLCQIGMSRAKARSILQAAQMLQQGKLDTHSLEKEDPQSLIAFLATFPGIGNWSARFIVTRWLGPPDVFACSDLGVRKALGQFYFNGKVPSPAESERFMECFSPWRRLAGFYLLLAYTGGDAT from the coding sequence GTGGAGTTGACCATCAGGCCTCTTCCACCTTTCACCACCAAACACTGGCGCAGGGCTTACTCCAGGTTTCAAGACAGCTCCTTTTCCTGGGATGAGGAAGAAATCCTGGTGGTAATTGACGCCCATCCCGAACCTGGAGTAATCCTGATTCGGGAGGAGGGAACCGTTGACAGTCCACTTCTTAGAGTAAGCTGGCAGGGACCTTTACGTGAAGAGGGTGTTCGCCAGCTGGTCGCCCGTCTTTTGGGAAGCAATGAACCAGTAAAACCCTTTTACCAGAAATTTGCAAAAGACCCGGTAATGAGAAGCCTGACCGAGCAGTTTGCAGGAACCAGAATGCCCCGAACACGCAGTTTCTTTGAAGCTCTGGTCACTACCATCCTGGAACAGCAAGTTTCCATGAAAGCTGCTGCAACGCTGCGGGAACGCCTGATACAAAAATGGAGCTCCAGAAAAGCATTCTTTGCCAAAAAAGAGCTCCCTGCCTTTCCCCATCCAGAAGACATTGCCTCCTGCAGCGTAGACGACCTTTGCCAGATAGGTATGTCCCGGGCCAAAGCCCGGTCCATTCTTCAAGCTGCACAGATGCTGCAACAGGGGAAACTGGATACTCACTCTCTCGAGAAAGAAGACCCCCAGTCGCTAATCGCTTTTCTTGCCACCTTCCCAGGTATTGGGAACTGGAGCGCTCGGTTCATAGTCACCCGCTGGCTGGGTCCGCCAGACGTTTTTGCCTGCTCTGACCTTGGAGTGCGCAAAGCTCTGGGTCAATTTTATTTTAACGGTAAAGTGCCCTCGCCCGCAGAAAGCGAACGCTTCATGGAGTGCTTTTCACCCTGGAGAAGGCTGGCTGGTTTTTACCTTTTGCTTGCCTACACGGGAGGAGATGCAACATGA
- a CDS encoding 6-phosphofructokinase translates to MQIKKIGILSAGGDCPGINAVIHAVVKKAILDHNLEVIGFLDGFQGMVEKRWRKLEYNDVSGIMPLGGTILGTSNKANPFRYPVWENKELHFEDRSEQVIETYQETGIDALICIGGDGTFHIAQRFFEKGLNVIGVPKTIDNDLNGTDLTFGFDSAVSVATEAIDRIHTTAQSHHRAMVIEVMGRYAGWIALESGIAGGGDVILIPEIPFDMEGVCRFLQKRIAAGKRFSIVVVAEGARPKGGDYVIQKKVVESHDQIRLGGISYLVGQEIEARTGIETRVVILGHLQRGGSPTAFDRILATRFGAEAVKLAVQGKFGYFPALIGQEIQPMPIKEAIASLKTVPLDHPLLDVARSMGTYLGD, encoded by the coding sequence TTGCAAATCAAAAAGATAGGAATTTTGAGCGCTGGTGGGGATTGCCCGGGCATTAACGCAGTCATCCACGCTGTGGTTAAAAAAGCCATACTTGACCATAACCTTGAAGTTATAGGCTTTCTGGACGGATTCCAGGGCATGGTGGAGAAAAGATGGAGAAAGCTGGAATACAACGATGTATCAGGAATTATGCCCCTGGGAGGCACCATCCTGGGCACTTCCAACAAAGCCAACCCTTTTCGCTATCCAGTATGGGAAAACAAGGAATTGCACTTTGAAGACCGCTCTGAGCAGGTCATTGAAACCTATCAAGAAACAGGCATTGATGCCCTCATCTGCATAGGAGGCGACGGAACCTTTCACATTGCCCAGCGTTTTTTTGAAAAAGGGTTGAATGTAATCGGCGTTCCCAAAACCATCGATAACGACTTAAACGGCACTGATTTAACCTTTGGCTTTGATTCAGCGGTGAGTGTGGCCACCGAAGCCATTGACCGTATTCACACCACTGCTCAATCTCATCACCGGGCAATGGTCATTGAAGTGATGGGGAGATATGCAGGCTGGATAGCGCTGGAAAGCGGAATTGCCGGAGGCGGGGATGTTATTCTCATCCCGGAAATTCCCTTCGACATGGAAGGGGTATGCCGTTTCCTCCAAAAAAGAATTGCTGCTGGCAAAAGGTTCAGTATCGTTGTGGTAGCTGAAGGAGCAAGGCCTAAGGGAGGAGACTACGTAATTCAGAAAAAGGTTGTCGAAAGCCACGACCAGATACGCCTGGGAGGCATCAGCTATCTGGTGGGGCAGGAGATTGAAGCTCGCACTGGCATAGAAACCCGGGTGGTTATTTTGGGGCATTTGCAAAGAGGCGGTTCACCTACTGCCTTTGACCGCATCCTGGCCACCCGTTTTGGAGCTGAAGCAGTGAAGCTGGCTGTTCAGGGAAAATTTGGCTATTTTCCGGCCTTGATTGGGCAGGAAATCCAACCCATGCCCATTAAAGAAGCCATTGCTTCCCTCAAAACCGTTCCTTTAGACCATCCCTTGCTCGATGTAGCAAGGTCCATGGGTACTTATCTCGGCGATTAG
- a CDS encoding cyclase family protein yields the protein MKKVVDLTKPISKESWVFPGQPQPVIFPWTRIENHGYATFALFMVEHTATHVDAPAHFLPQGKTIDEIPPECFFGKATALDLSTFPPGSTINLESFFQKMPDIEKCLQDVEIVLFKTEAEKYYPGEDYFRKAVGIGEDLAAFFAQHKIKAVGTDAPSIDFEPYLTHRLLLEKNILIYESLTNLGAVAGKRFWFYAFPLKLQGLTGSPVRAVAIIED from the coding sequence ATGAAAAAAGTGGTTGACCTCACAAAGCCCATCTCTAAAGAAAGCTGGGTTTTTCCTGGACAGCCCCAACCAGTGATTTTCCCCTGGACGCGTATCGAAAATCACGGCTACGCCACCTTTGCTCTCTTCATGGTGGAACACACTGCCACCCACGTTGATGCACCAGCCCATTTCCTTCCCCAGGGCAAAACCATCGACGAAATCCCGCCTGAGTGTTTCTTTGGAAAGGCTACAGCTTTAGACTTAAGCACCTTCCCACCTGGAAGCACCATCAATTTAGAATCCTTCTTTCAAAAGATGCCAGATATAGAAAAGTGCCTCCAGGATGTGGAAATCGTGCTCTTTAAAACTGAAGCAGAGAAATATTACCCGGGTGAAGATTACTTTCGAAAAGCCGTTGGAATTGGCGAAGACCTGGCTGCATTTTTTGCCCAGCACAAAATAAAAGCGGTGGGCACTGACGCTCCATCCATTGACTTTGAGCCTTACCTAACCCACCGCCTGCTGCTTGAAAAGAATATACTGATTTACGAATCTCTTACCAACCTGGGAGCAGTCGCTGGCAAACGCTTCTGGTTTTATGCTTTTCCCCTGAAACTCCAGGGACTTACTGGCTCACCAGTGCGGGCAGTAGCCATTATTGAAGATTAG
- a CDS encoding inositol monophosphatase gives MLEERLQVALEIAQRAGEYALHNQKRITSVDEKKRDTDLVTNVDREVQALITQELKSRFPEDTVWGEESDHPLKDFSSTWVIDPIDGTANFMHGIPFFSVSIAYFEHGSPVIGVIFAPHFKESFYACRGKGAFLNGEPTTVSSVENLNRAIFGTGLPHSEDAWKRIESLYASLLPRCQAIRSLGSAALGVAYVACGRMEGYFQADLSFYDIAAGICIAQEAGALIFDLAGNPWSTESHSLLVLSKNLSEESRSFIAKHLASR, from the coding sequence ATGCTTGAAGAACGCCTGCAAGTAGCGCTTGAAATTGCACAGCGTGCTGGTGAATACGCCTTGCACAACCAGAAACGCATAACCAGCGTGGACGAAAAAAAGCGGGACACCGACCTGGTCACCAACGTGGACCGGGAAGTTCAAGCCCTGATTACTCAGGAGTTGAAAAGCCGCTTCCCAGAAGATACAGTATGGGGAGAAGAAAGCGACCATCCTTTAAAGGACTTTTCCTCAACCTGGGTCATCGATCCCATAGATGGAACGGCAAACTTTATGCATGGTATCCCTTTTTTCTCGGTATCCATTGCCTACTTTGAACACGGATCACCAGTGATTGGAGTTATCTTTGCTCCCCATTTCAAGGAATCTTTTTACGCCTGCCGGGGAAAAGGAGCCTTTCTGAACGGAGAACCGACAACCGTATCCAGCGTTGAAAACCTCAACCGGGCCATTTTCGGAACTGGCTTACCCCACTCCGAAGATGCCTGGAAAAGAATCGAATCTCTGTACGCATCACTACTTCCCAGATGCCAGGCCATCCGTTCCCTGGGAAGTGCTGCTCTGGGGGTGGCGTATGTGGCTTGTGGGCGAATGGAGGGCTATTTCCAGGCTGACCTTTCTTTCTACGATATCGCTGCTGGAATCTGCATTGCCCAGGAAGCGGGAGCGCTCATTTTTGACCTCGCTGGAAACCCCTGGAGCACCGAGAGCCATTCTCTACTGGTGCTCAGCAAAAATCTGTCTGAAGAAAGTCGGTCTTTTATCGCCAAACACCTTGCAAGTAGGTGA
- a CDS encoding AI-2E family transporter yields MSLSGFLNFRANIIPDDGKETKTLSANAENFARKAYYLALTVAALYLVYLLRNVLVPFALGGILAYALTPFAKSLNRRGLSWKISVALIFLFLLAFFVLLFFLIVPETISQIRALTANLPEYTGKIIDIARVIDERYPGLNLSATLEEFLHNLTANLQSYLTGLLKNIFDLVSFLMNVIFIGFVLTPFILYYFMVDAVKIRRALLNLFPAEKRKEYVFLLRKIDAVVGGFIRGRLLTCLFVGICVSVGLFLMGIEFALVIGVIAGIADIIPYLGPVIGAIPALAFAAPKSIFLVLGVVALFVGVNLVEGVVILPKFLGKETGLHPITVLFALIVGGKLYGALGVIVAIPVAGVLKELFIHYRRKGFSLTE; encoded by the coding sequence TTGTCTCTCTCTGGTTTTTTGAATTTCCGGGCCAATATTATACCAGATGATGGAAAGGAAACAAAAACCTTGTCAGCTAATGCCGAAAATTTTGCCAGAAAAGCCTATTATTTAGCCTTAACGGTAGCGGCACTGTATCTGGTTTACCTTTTGCGAAATGTTTTGGTTCCCTTTGCCCTGGGGGGTATTCTTGCTTATGCTCTTACTCCTTTTGCCAAGTCTTTGAACCGGCGGGGTCTTTCCTGGAAAATTTCTGTAGCCTTAATTTTTCTTTTCCTGCTCGCTTTTTTTGTGCTGCTGTTTTTTTTGATTGTTCCGGAAACCATATCCCAGATTCGTGCTCTAACTGCGAATCTCCCCGAATACACAGGTAAAATCATTGATATAGCTCGGGTGATTGATGAGCGCTACCCAGGTCTGAATCTCTCTGCAACCCTGGAAGAGTTTCTGCATAACCTCACCGCTAACCTCCAGTCCTATCTGACTGGTTTACTCAAAAACATCTTTGACCTGGTTTCCTTTCTGATGAATGTTATTTTCATAGGTTTTGTGCTCACTCCTTTTATTCTTTATTACTTCATGGTCGATGCGGTGAAAATCCGGCGTGCTTTGCTGAATCTTTTTCCTGCCGAGAAACGTAAAGAATACGTTTTTCTGCTCCGCAAAATTGATGCTGTGGTGGGTGGGTTCATTAGGGGAAGGCTTTTGACCTGCCTTTTTGTGGGTATATGCGTGAGTGTAGGTCTCTTTTTGATGGGTATCGAGTTTGCCCTGGTGATTGGTGTAATAGCCGGTATTGCTGACATCATCCCCTATCTGGGTCCGGTCATCGGTGCGATTCCCGCCCTTGCTTTTGCGGCTCCCAAGTCCATATTTCTGGTTTTGGGAGTGGTGGCGCTTTTTGTGGGGGTCAACCTGGTGGAAGGCGTGGTCATTTTGCCCAAGTTTCTGGGTAAAGAAACTGGCTTGCACCCCATAACCGTTCTGTTTGCCCTGATTGTGGGGGGCAAGCTCTATGGTGCTTTGGGGGTTATCGTGGCCATACCGGTAGCTGGAGTTCTGAAGGAACTATTTATCCACTACCGTCGCAAAGGTTTTTCTCTCACTGAGTAA
- a CDS encoding sugar ABC transporter ATP-binding protein, which produces MTNTLLVMKSISKRFPGVQALEKVDFEAKEGEVHALVGENGAGKSTLMKVLIGIYPPDEGKIFLNQKEVSISNPLEAEKLGISMIFQEFNLIPHLTVAENIFFSALPHNRLGKVNWKELWAKSEFILRELEIPIEPKALVKNLTVSEMQMVEIAKALSKNARILIMDEPTSALTRNEVEILFKQIRKLTLQGVAVIFIGHHLEEIKEIADRITVLRDGHKVATVNNADVSQADIAAMMVGRRIETMFPKTQNLSRKEVVLTVKGLTRKGIFENISFSLKKGEVLGIYGLVGSGRTQVARSIFGEDPIDEGEVLIENEPVVIKHPKDAVRIGIGLVPEDRSQHGLLLRMSVRENIALPNLEKVASRGWINSSKEREMAADQVNKLSIKTPSLEQKVLYLSGGNQQKVVVAKWLEKNPRVLILDEPTRGIDVGAKAEIYNLIDKLSQRGVGVIMISSELPEILGISDRILVMREGKIVAELTREEATPQKIIMAAAGGTKIDEEPQ; this is translated from the coding sequence ATGACAAACACTCTACTGGTCATGAAAAGTATTTCCAAAAGATTCCCCGGCGTGCAAGCTCTTGAAAAAGTTGATTTCGAAGCTAAAGAGGGTGAAGTGCACGCTTTAGTTGGTGAAAACGGCGCCGGCAAATCCACTTTGATGAAAGTCTTAATCGGCATTTACCCGCCCGATGAAGGGAAAATTTTTCTCAATCAAAAAGAAGTCAGCATCAGCAACCCTTTAGAAGCAGAAAAATTAGGGATAAGCATGATTTTCCAGGAATTCAACCTAATTCCTCATCTCACAGTAGCTGAGAATATCTTTTTTTCCGCGCTTCCCCATAACCGGCTCGGAAAAGTTAACTGGAAAGAACTCTGGGCTAAATCCGAGTTCATCCTCAGAGAATTAGAAATCCCCATAGAGCCCAAAGCCCTGGTTAAAAACCTCACTGTCTCAGAAATGCAAATGGTTGAAATAGCCAAAGCCCTTTCTAAAAATGCTCGCATATTAATCATGGACGAACCAACTTCCGCCCTGACCAGAAACGAGGTTGAAATCTTGTTTAAACAAATCAGAAAACTGACATTACAAGGGGTAGCAGTTATTTTTATTGGACACCATTTAGAGGAAATAAAAGAAATCGCCGACAGAATAACTGTTCTGAGAGATGGCCACAAAGTAGCCACTGTAAACAACGCCGATGTATCTCAAGCGGACATAGCAGCTATGATGGTGGGCAGAAGAATCGAAACCATGTTTCCCAAAACTCAAAATTTATCCAGAAAGGAAGTGGTCCTGACTGTAAAGGGATTAACCAGAAAAGGAATTTTTGAAAACATTTCTTTTTCTCTCAAAAAAGGAGAAGTGCTTGGCATCTACGGCCTGGTAGGCTCGGGAAGAACCCAAGTAGCAAGGAGCATCTTTGGAGAGGATCCTATCGATGAAGGTGAGGTGTTGATTGAAAACGAACCAGTAGTTATCAAACATCCCAAAGACGCAGTAAGAATAGGAATTGGTCTGGTACCTGAAGACCGTTCCCAACATGGTCTTTTGCTTAGAATGAGCGTCAGGGAGAACATTGCGCTACCCAACTTGGAAAAGGTGGCTTCACGAGGGTGGATTAATAGCTCTAAAGAAAGAGAAATGGCTGCCGACCAAGTCAACAAACTTTCCATAAAAACGCCTTCCTTAGAACAAAAAGTTCTGTATCTTTCAGGAGGAAACCAGCAAAAAGTAGTGGTGGCAAAGTGGCTGGAAAAGAATCCTCGCGTTCTTATTCTTGATGAACCCACTCGGGGTATCGATGTTGGTGCAAAAGCCGAAATTTACAACCTGATAGACAAGCTATCTCAGAGAGGAGTTGGTGTTATCATGATTTCCTCGGAACTTCCCGAAATCCTGGGAATAAGTGATCGAATACTGGTGATGAGAGAAGGGAAAATCGTGGCTGAACTAACAAGAGAAGAAGCCACTCCTCAAAAGATAATTATGGCAGCAGCAGGAGGAACAAAAATCGATGAAGAGCCTCAATAA
- a CDS encoding glycosyltransferase family 2 protein, giving the protein MLQNKKVVAIVPAYNEAPRISRVLDTLCKVSFIDQVVVVDDGSRDETWRVASAYPVVLLRHPKNSGKAKALVNAIRKIPDADIYLFIDADLINLREEHLYSLASPLAIHPFLDMTIGVFKGGRESSDLAQKLFPILNGQRAVRGEWIRNLPDFSWCRFGVEVFITRYARQFEGNIEMIPLWGISHYHKEEKYGPFLGLYHRIKMYLEIFKTYLLFEKKIKNAPQIIPEAEKESEEYARL; this is encoded by the coding sequence ATGCTCCAGAACAAAAAAGTTGTTGCCATAGTTCCAGCATACAACGAAGCGCCACGGATTTCAAGGGTACTGGACACTCTTTGCAAGGTTTCTTTCATCGACCAGGTTGTGGTAGTCGATGATGGTTCCCGTGATGAAACCTGGAGAGTCGCTTCCGCGTATCCGGTGGTGCTCTTACGCCACCCAAAAAACTCGGGCAAAGCAAAAGCCCTGGTAAATGCCATCAGAAAAATTCCTGATGCGGATATTTACCTTTTCATAGATGCCGACTTAATTAACCTTCGAGAGGAACACCTGTATTCGCTGGCCTCGCCTTTAGCTATCCACCCTTTTCTGGACATGACCATCGGTGTTTTCAAAGGGGGTAGAGAGTCCAGCGACCTTGCCCAAAAGCTCTTTCCCATCCTGAACGGCCAGCGAGCAGTAAGGGGGGAATGGATACGCAATTTACCCGACTTTTCCTGGTGCCGCTTTGGAGTAGAGGTGTTTATAACCAGATACGCACGCCAGTTTGAGGGCAATATTGAGATGATACCCCTTTGGGGCATCAGTCACTACCACAAAGAGGAAAAGTATGGACCCTTCCTGGGCTTATACCACCGTATCAAGATGTATCTTGAAATCTTCAAAACTTATCTCCTTTTTGAAAAGAAGATAAAAAATGCGCCTCAAATAATCCCGGAAGCGGAAAAGGAGAGTGAAGAATATGCCAGATTGTAA
- a CDS encoding tetratricopeptide repeat protein, with translation MVFKRLWFWGLILLVVLSFSAVWAVEEVQPPYSFDVTAEGYAQVMFDQGYNLYQEGRKEEAIQFFIEAVSTKPNFIKAWKWLARTYQEEGMYDEAIWAWGKVLELAPDDNHAAYFREKCENYKKYGKAAWDSFEEGIVAYQSGDYFSAIPLFEEAIRNNPEFDKAYYFLGAALIKVEDYHRAVWAFEKYLTFHPDDEKAQYFLKVAQKGAANLQ, from the coding sequence GTGGTATTCAAGCGTTTATGGTTTTGGGGGTTAATTCTGCTTGTGGTTTTGAGTTTTTCTGCGGTTTGGGCTGTGGAGGAGGTTCAGCCTCCCTATAGCTTTGATGTTACTGCTGAAGGCTACGCTCAAGTAATGTTTGACCAGGGTTATAACCTCTATCAGGAAGGGCGCAAGGAAGAAGCGATTCAGTTTTTCATTGAGGCAGTTTCCACCAAACCCAATTTTATCAAGGCCTGGAAGTGGCTGGCCCGCACCTACCAGGAGGAGGGAATGTATGACGAGGCCATCTGGGCCTGGGGCAAAGTGCTCGAACTTGCACCTGACGACAACCATGCAGCCTACTTCAGGGAAAAGTGCGAAAATTACAAAAAGTACGGAAAAGCAGCCTGGGACAGCTTTGAAGAGGGAATAGTGGCCTACCAGAGCGGTGATTATTTCTCTGCCATACCGCTTTTTGAAGAAGCGATTCGCAATAATCCAGAATTTGACAAGGCCTATTACTTCCTGGGTGCAGCCTTAATCAAGGTAGAGGACTATCATCGTGCGGTGTGGGCTTTTGAAAAATACCTTACCTTCCATCCCGATGATGAGAAAGCTCAGTACTTTCTAAAAGTGGCTCAGAAAGGAGCGGCTAATCTTCAATAA
- a CDS encoding sugar ABC transporter substrate-binding protein, whose product MRGKFMSKFVWFVVAALLLFGAVAFAAENKVVIGYSVQDLGNQYWQMVAQGIKDRAAEIGNIDVIVLDARTDPAKQLAQVEDLIQQKVDVILLSPWDPDPGGSCVEAANEAGIPVIVLDVGVNSGKIETFIVSDNLKGGEMAGEFIAEKIGYKGKVAHIQCQLGYVIPALRGEGFTKVMQKYGIEIVAKQPADSQRAKGMTVMENFIQAHPDLNAVFCENDEMALGALEAVKAAGLEDQIIVVGFDAIPDALCSIKNGGLAATVAQQPYEMGRMGVDYALKVLQGEKLPEVVYVPVALVTPENVDEFLGGRPCE is encoded by the coding sequence ATGAGAGGTAAATTTATGAGCAAGTTTGTGTGGTTTGTTGTTGCTGCACTACTTTTGTTCGGAGCTGTAGCTTTCGCAGCCGAAAACAAAGTGGTCATAGGTTACTCAGTTCAGGACCTTGGTAACCAGTACTGGCAGATGGTGGCTCAGGGCATTAAGGACCGTGCAGCTGAAATTGGTAACATTGACGTAATCGTACTGGATGCACGTACTGACCCCGCCAAACAGTTAGCTCAGGTGGAAGACCTGATTCAGCAAAAAGTTGATGTTATTCTTCTTTCACCGTGGGATCCAGATCCAGGTGGAAGCTGTGTAGAGGCAGCTAATGAAGCAGGTATACCAGTCATTGTGCTTGACGTGGGAGTGAATTCTGGCAAGATAGAAACCTTTATAGTCTCCGATAATCTCAAAGGCGGAGAAATGGCGGGAGAATTCATAGCCGAAAAAATTGGATACAAAGGCAAGGTAGCTCACATCCAGTGCCAGTTGGGTTATGTCATTCCTGCCTTAAGAGGTGAAGGTTTCACCAAAGTCATGCAGAAATATGGAATTGAAATAGTGGCTAAACAGCCCGCTGATTCCCAAAGGGCCAAAGGCATGACCGTCATGGAAAACTTTATCCAGGCCCACCCTGACCTCAACGCTGTATTCTGTGAAAATGACGAAATGGCCCTTGGCGCACTGGAAGCGGTAAAGGCTGCAGGCCTGGAGGACCAGATCATAGTGGTTGGTTTCGACGCCATTCCTGATGCCCTCTGCTCCATCAAAAACGGAGGGCTTGCTGCTACAGTAGCTCAACAGCCTTATGAAATGGGCAGGATGGGTGTGGATTACGCACTAAAGGTCTTGCAAGGAGAAAAGCTACCCGAAGTGGTATATGTCCCGGTAGCCCTGGTAACTCCAGAAAACGTTGATGAGTTCCTGGGTGGAAGGCCTTGTGAGTGA